From Oryzias melastigma strain HK-1 linkage group LG15, ASM292280v2, whole genome shotgun sequence, one genomic window encodes:
- the LOC112162080 gene encoding stonin-1, which yields MCSTKQSNWVTFDDDGVPPPSPQKSLDLPGVITASVPCPNGVKLEFPSIKDTSWSFSSPQHSSQSRPRPRRQASAPCGSALSAALCRIPSSASSSHSNKSTFSKSFSSSGNCMSSSASESPNHSSDEPSPFPSFQGNLGHYNPFWEDSGNGADAGSSSSDSDTNNSLPRFFIRTKDGREPPRSPLQNSFSYVCNKLENLQAGADDKLEVTEERRLSGRTEVLREGSSQFAPRGLFRSKNQDGWPIMLRIPEKKNRMSSRQWGPIYLRLLPGGVLQMYYEKGLEKPYKEFQLLPQCRLSDLRVESYSDPRKVLTVKVEHFSYTEKKRYHPKVEVSHEAEVEQLLKFGSTVHEDMEDLVVSMEEEIFKLGVPHQQSRHYEEQELSLQITDHIWIQLDKCGEVMERSAFTQIHCLAFLNGHGGCFLALNDLGLLRSDSSYGSEDSGELWMEIADCHLHKCVNEIEFKRSRLIKFSPPDACRVELMRYKTTALGCTDMPFSVKAVVTVQGAYVELQAFLNMSGPFLSSLRASGAYFPLCENVVIRVPVPGHWVRVTQTAGLLRQRSLKARMNRNACLGSVGAADSQPVMQVSIGSIKYESVYSAVVWRIDKLPAKNTAVDHPHSFCCRLELGSDQEIPNDWYPFVTMEAEIMGAVVSQTKVKSLGTANDIQPQKHVTSWTRYHCQAKLYLSIIDDVIDNMKELFLDEGIEDRVLDDLRHLWESKVMQSKAIEDHRRNNINSSNFVLQLPAGYQQTEQDLAAPVVIPAAQNINSLPVKRNSGTLATFSLPASLAYPVQIPAGVTLQTASGQLYKVNVPVVVSQAQAGQQPASHPPPRVAEWGDAPALQPAVVPPHPIPPHVPELPPLPASSITHPRPSLPLCQESSLPQIDLTLGDNEPAPPPEPVNVSTTASPCTQLLDLQIRAEEALAQTTKSRDIYDILKEVIEKETEKVERSRDGAAGSSGGRSEAALQQDYSALSDIIQLDGPADNSDHEDEEVPVQENDFLGLINAEVIKALQEENESSDSNSVSGSSSGGVDELADVEEGDPLNSGDDVVEQDIPDLFDTDNVIVCQYDKIHRSKNRWKFHLKDGVICYGGRDYVFSKAVGEAEW from the exons ATGTGTTCCACAAAACAGTCAAACTGGGTCACGTTTGATGATGACGGCGTGCCGCCCCCATCGCCTCAAAAGTCCCTGGATTTGCCAGGCGTCATCACAGCGTCTGTACCATGTCCCAATGGTGTGAAGTTAGAGTTTCCTTCAATCAAAGATACCTCTTGGAGCTTCAGTAGCCCTCAACATTCTTCTCAAAGCCGCCCAAGACCGAGACGACAGGCATCTGCTCCATGTGGGTCCGCCCTTTCCGCTGCTTTGTGTAGAATTCCCAGCAGTGCCTCCTCATCACACTCCAACAAGAGCACGTTCTCCAAGAGCTTCTCCTCATCAGGCAACTGCATGTCATCTTCTGCATCAGAGTCACCGAACCACTCCTCAGATGAGCCAAGCCCTTTCCCCTCTTTCCAGGGAAACTTGGGACACTACAACCCTTTCTGGGAGGATTCGGGAAACGGCGCAGATGCGGGCAGCTCTTCCTCGGACTCGGACACGAACAATAGCTTGCCGAGATTCTTCATTCGCACTAAAGATGGCAGGGAACCTCCTCGGTCCCCGCTCCAGAACTCTTTCTCCTACGTTTGCAACAAACTGGAAAACTTGCAAGCTGGCGCAGATGACAAACTGGAAGTGACTGAGGAGAGGCGGCTCAGCGGCAGGACTGAGGTGTTGAGAGAGGGTTCGTCTCAGTTTGCTCCTCGAGGTCTGTTCCGCAGTAAGAACCAAGATGGTTGGCCCATCATGCTCAGGATTCCTGAAAAAAAGAACCGCATGTCCTCCCGACAGTGGGGGCCGATCTACCTCCGCTTGTTGCCGGGAGGGGTGCTCCAGATGTACTACGAGAAAGGTCTGGAGAAGCCATACAAAGAGTTCCAGCTCCTGCCTCAGTGTCGACTCTCAGATCTCAGGGTGGAAAGTTACAGCGATCCCCGGAAAGTCCTGACAGTCAAAGTGGAGCATTTCTCCTACACGGAGAAAAAACGCTATCACCCAAAGGTGGAGGTCAGCCACGAGGCGGAAGTGGAACAGCTGCTCAAGTTTGGCTCCACCGTCCATGAGGACATGGAGGATTTGGTCGTCTCCATGGAAGAGGAGATCTTTAAACTGGGGGTGCCTCACCAGCAGAGCCGGCACTACGAGGAGCAGGAGCTGTCTCTGCAGATCACCGATCACATTTGGATCCAGCTGGATAAGTGTGGGGAGGTCATGGAGCGATCAGCTTTCACTCAGATTCACTGTCTGGCGTTTCTGAACGGACACGGGGGCTGTTTCCTCGCCCTCAACGACCTCGGGCTGCTTAGATCTGACTCCAGCTACGGGTCCGAGGACAGCGGCGAGCTGTGGATGGAGATCGCCGACTGCCATTTGCACAAATGTGTTAACGAGATTGAGTTTAAGAGGTCCCGACTAATTAAGTTCTCACCTCCGGATGCGTGTAGAGTGGAACTTATGCGGTACAAAACTACAGCCTTGGGTTGCACGGATATGCCCTTCTCTGTCAAAGCTGTGGTCACAGTTCAAGGAGCTTATGTGGAGCTCCAAGCTTTCCTCAACATGTCGGGCCCCTTCCTGTCCTCCCTCAGGGCCTCCGGCGCTTACTTCCCGCTCTGTGAGAACGTGGTGATCCGCGTGCCAGTCCCAGGCCACTGGGTCAGAGTGACCCAGACTGCAGGTTTACTGCGGCAGAGGTCGCTGAAGGCCAGGATGAACCGGAACGCCTGCCTGGGCTCGGTCGGGGCTGCAGATTCACAGCCCGTCATGCAGGTGTCGATCGGCTCCATCAAGTACGAAAGTGTGTATTCAGCCGTCGTGTGGAGGATCGACAAGCTGCCAGCGAAGAACACGG CGGTGGACCACCCCCACTCGTTTTGCTGCAGACTGGAGCTGGGATCCGATCAGGAGATCCCGAACGACTGGTATCCTTTCGTCACGATGGAGGCGGAGATCATGGGCGCGGTGGTGTCTCAGACCAAAGTGAAGTCTCTCGGCACTGCGAACGACATCCAGCCGCAGAAGCACGTGACCAGCTGGACGCGCTATCACTGCCAG gccaaACTCTACTTGTCCATAATCGACGATGTGATTGACAATATGAAGGAGCTCTTCTTGGATGAAGGGATTGAAGATCGGGTCTTGGATGATTTAAGACAT CTCTGGGAGTCGAAGGTGATGCAGTCCAAAGCAATAGAGGACCACAGAAGGAACAACATCAACTCTTCAAACTTTGTGCTGCAGCTTCCAGCTGGTTACCAACAGACTGAACAGGATCTTGCAG CTCCAGTTGTGATTCCTGCAGCTCAGAACATCAACAGTTTACCAGTCAAG AGGAATTCAGGGACTCTTGCCACGTTTTCCCTCCCTGCATCACTGGCGTACCCGGTTCAGATCCCTGCTGGAGTCACCCTGCAAACCGCCTCAG GTCAGTTATACAAAGTGAACGTTCCTGTGGTGGTTTCTCAGGCCCAAGCGGGGCAGCAGCCTGCATCACACCCCCCACCCAGAGTCGCCGAGTGGGGAGACGCTCCAGCCCTTCAGCCAGCTGTGGTTCCACCTCATCCCATTCCTCCACATGTGCCAGAGCTGCCTCCTCTCCCCGCCTCCTCCATCACACATCCAAGGCCCAGTCTACCGCTTTGTCAGGAGAGCAGCCTTCCCCAGATAGACCTCACACTGGGAGATAATGAGCCAGCTCCTCCACCTGAACCTGTGAATGTCTCCACCACTGCCTCACCCTGCACTCAATTGTTAGACCTCCAGATCCGTGCAGAGGAGGCTTTGGCACAAACGACAAAGAGCAGAGACATTTATGACATCCTGAAAGAGGTGATTGAGAAGGAGACGGAGAAAGTTGAAAGAAGCAGGGATGGAGCAGCTGGAAGCTCCGGCGGTCGGTCTGAAGCTGCTCTTCAG CAGGACTACAGCGCCCTGTCTGACATCATTCAACTGGATGGTCCAGCAGACAACTCTGACCATGAGGACGAGGAGGTTCCCGTGCAGGAGAATGACTTTCTGGGCTTGATCAATGCGGAGGTCATTAAGGCCCTGCAGGAAGAAAATGAAAGCAGTGACAGCAACAGCGTGTCCGgcagcagcagtggaggagtCGATGAACTCGCTGATGTAGAAGAAGGG
- the ppp1r21 gene encoding protein phosphatase 1 regulatory subunit 21 isoform X1, which yields MANVTDLQTKYSKLAQEYSKLRAQNQVLKKAVVDEQANSATLKEQLKQRDQSLRRQEQEMDSLSFRNQQLAKRVELLQEELTASETKGKKGKQSKADSPSQHGLQTQSVFNEDLQKKIEENERLHIQFYEADEQHRKKEAELKARLEELEKGAEQHQTAVDGLAKKYVETIERLQGDKARLEVKAESLEREAKECRVRTEECQQQLRRCQSELHRQMKQSSSVIQEKVPFNDTKFSDYNSLNVPAHNRRHQLKARDVASQALSFIQDLVAALLNFHSYTEQRIHIYPLDSSIEPISPLNQKFSQYLHENAVYVRPLEDSFVQLYQSITEDTVTALETVVKLRDFAVNFSSYAHFLLKILPYQLKSLEEECEAPLCTAALTAKNQELQSDVKKVTSVFEKLQNYINLLALPCVRQDAMPQTSISAVFTQLAACLHSLHDSVKEMSKHYNQKASLEQELPTITQKLCTTTECLLGSLCSLTSSTGKIATFFSNNLDFFTSSGYSPRGSAVTLNPLQAESMLANKKRAAAYMQALKRPRAPSVPYREALSNRRILTSSTESREGLTQQVQQSLEKIARLEQEKEHWLLEAQLGKVRLEKENQRIAELEAQLAAALGGSPDSQRAAAGAPPPNHEDAETEQHAAGQQTTQSTSLVGMLCTTPAVEDVGDEESREQLIKSHYMSRVGELTTQLQISDSKAVHFHSECRALAKRLTIAEKARETLSEEIKVANQKISHLQDELTTTKRSYEDQLSMMSDHLCSMNETLSKQREEIDTLKLGSKVNTKKNKGR from the exons ATGGCTAATGTTACGGACCTGCAGACGAAGTACAGCAAGCTAGCACAGGAGTATTCTAAG CTCCGAGCCCAGAACCAAGTGCTAAAGAAGGCAGTCGTAGATGAACAAGCAAACTCTGCCACTTTGAag GAGCAGCTGAAACAAAGAGACCAGAGTCTGAGGAGGCAAGAGCAGGAGATGGACAGCCTCAGCTTCAGAAACCAGCAGCTGGCCAAGAGGGTGGAGCTGCTGCAAGAGGAGTTAACTGCCAGTGAAACCAAGGGGAAGAAGGGGAAG cagAGTAAAGCAGACTCTCCCTCCCAGCACGGCCTGCAGACTCAGAGTGTTTTTAACGAAGACCTGCAGAAGAAGATAGAAGAAAACGAACGACTTCACATTCAG ttttatgaAGCAGATGAACAGCACCGGAAGAAGGAGGCCGAGCTCAAAGCTCGACttgaggagctggagaaagGCGCCGAGCAGCATCAAACCGCCGTGGACGGACTCGCTAAAAAATACGTGGAGACAATTGAGCGGCTGCAGGGGGACAAAGCACGCTTAGAG GTGAAAGCAGAAAGTCTGGAGAGGGAAGCTAAAGAGTGCAGAGTGCGAACGGAAGAATG TCAGCAGCAGTTGAGACGGTGTCAGTCGGAGCTCCACAGGCAGATGAAACAAAGCAGCAGTGTAATCCAGGAGAAAGTGCCCTTCAACGACACCA aattTAGCGACTACAACAGTCTAAACGTACCTGCTCACAACCGAAGACATCAG CTGAAGGCCCGGGACGTGGCCAGCCAGGCCCTGAGCTTCATCCAGGACCTGGTGGCTGCTCTTCTCAACTTCCACTCCTACACAGAGCAGCGCATACACATCTACCCTCTGGATTCTTCCATTGAGCCCATCTCCCCTCTTAACCAGAAG TTTTCTCAGTATTTACATGAGAACGCAGTGTATGTGCGCCCCCTGGAGGACAGCTTTGTGCAGCTGTACCAAAGCATCACAGAGGACACAGTCACAGCGTTG GAGACTGTGGTCAAGCTGAGGGATTTTGCTGTAAATTTCTCCTCCTACGCCCACTTCCTCCTGAAGATTCTTCCTTACCAGCTGAAAAG CCTGGAGGAAGAGTGCGAAGCTCCTCTGTGCACAGCTGCTCTGACAGCTAAAAACCAGGAGTTACAGAGTGACGTGAAGAAAGTTACATCTGTCTTTGAGAAGCTGCAGAACTACATCAACCTCTTAGCCTTACCCT GTGTTCGGCAGGACGCCATGCCACAGACTAGCATTTCAGCCGTTTTTACCCAGCTGGCTGCCTGCCTGCACAGTCTTCACGACTCCGTTAAAG aaatgtcaAAGCATTACAACCAGAAGGCCAGCCTGGAGCAGGAGCTCCCCACCATCACTCAGAAGCTTTGCACCACCACAGAGTGCCTCCTCGGATCGTTGTGTTCACTGACCAGCAGCACTGGAAAG ATCGCTACTTTTTTCAGCAACAACTTGGACTTTTTCACATCCTCAGGCTACAGTCCAAGAGGGAGCGCAGTCACACTCAACCCTTTGCAAGCAGAGAGCATGCTTGCCAACAAAAAGAGAGCTGCTGCCTATATGCAAGCTCTTAAAAGG CCCAGAGCCCCGTCTGTCCCATACAGAGAAGCCCTGTCGAACCGTCGCATCCTCACCAGCTCCACCGAGAGCAGGGAGGGCCTCACCCAGCAG GTGCAGCAGAGTCTGGAGAAGATTGCCCGTCTGGAGCAGGAGAAGGAGCACTGGCTCCTGGAGGCCCAGCTGGGGAAGGTGCGACTGGAGAAGGAGAACCAGCGAATTGCAGAGCTGGAAGCGCAGCTCGCGGCAGCTCTGGGGGGGAGCCCCGACTCCCAGAGAGCGGCAGCAGGCGCACCACCGCCAAACCACGAGGACGCAGAGACGGAGCAGCACGCCGCAGGGCAGCAGACGACTCAGAGCACCAGCCTG GTTGGAATGTTGTGCACCACACCTGCAGTTGAAGAT gTGGGAGACGAGGAGTCCCGGGAGCAGCTGATAAAAAGTCACTACATGTCCAGAGTGGGAGAACTCACCACCCAGCTCCAGATCTCTGATAGCAAAGCTGTGCACTTTCACTCCGag TGTCGTGCTTTGGCCAAGAGATTAACCATTGCAGAAAAGGCCAGAGAGACACTGAGTGAGGAGATCAAAGTGGCGAATCAGAAGATCTCACACTTACAG GATGAGCTCACTACAACCAAGAGGAGCTATGAGGACCAGCTCAGCATGATGAGTGACCACCTCTGTAGTATGAATGAGACCTTGAGCAAGCAGAGGGAGGAGATCGACACCCTCAAGCTGGGCAGCAAG GTAAATACCAAAAAGAACAAGGGCCGCTAG
- the ppp1r21 gene encoding protein phosphatase 1 regulatory subunit 21 isoform X2, with protein MANVTDLQTKYSKLAQEYSKLRAQNQVLKKAVVDEQANSATLKEQLKQRDQSLRRQEQEMDSLSFRNQQLAKRVELLQEELTASETKGKKGKSKADSPSQHGLQTQSVFNEDLQKKIEENERLHIQFYEADEQHRKKEAELKARLEELEKGAEQHQTAVDGLAKKYVETIERLQGDKARLEVKAESLEREAKECRVRTEECQQQLRRCQSELHRQMKQSSSVIQEKVPFNDTKFSDYNSLNVPAHNRRHQLKARDVASQALSFIQDLVAALLNFHSYTEQRIHIYPLDSSIEPISPLNQKFSQYLHENAVYVRPLEDSFVQLYQSITEDTVTALETVVKLRDFAVNFSSYAHFLLKILPYQLKSLEEECEAPLCTAALTAKNQELQSDVKKVTSVFEKLQNYINLLALPCVRQDAMPQTSISAVFTQLAACLHSLHDSVKEMSKHYNQKASLEQELPTITQKLCTTTECLLGSLCSLTSSTGKIATFFSNNLDFFTSSGYSPRGSAVTLNPLQAESMLANKKRAAAYMQALKRPRAPSVPYREALSNRRILTSSTESREGLTQQVQQSLEKIARLEQEKEHWLLEAQLGKVRLEKENQRIAELEAQLAAALGGSPDSQRAAAGAPPPNHEDAETEQHAAGQQTTQSTSLVGMLCTTPAVEDVGDEESREQLIKSHYMSRVGELTTQLQISDSKAVHFHSECRALAKRLTIAEKARETLSEEIKVANQKISHLQDELTTTKRSYEDQLSMMSDHLCSMNETLSKQREEIDTLKLGSKVNTKKNKGR; from the exons ATGGCTAATGTTACGGACCTGCAGACGAAGTACAGCAAGCTAGCACAGGAGTATTCTAAG CTCCGAGCCCAGAACCAAGTGCTAAAGAAGGCAGTCGTAGATGAACAAGCAAACTCTGCCACTTTGAag GAGCAGCTGAAACAAAGAGACCAGAGTCTGAGGAGGCAAGAGCAGGAGATGGACAGCCTCAGCTTCAGAAACCAGCAGCTGGCCAAGAGGGTGGAGCTGCTGCAAGAGGAGTTAACTGCCAGTGAAACCAAGGGGAAGAAGGGGAAG AGTAAAGCAGACTCTCCCTCCCAGCACGGCCTGCAGACTCAGAGTGTTTTTAACGAAGACCTGCAGAAGAAGATAGAAGAAAACGAACGACTTCACATTCAG ttttatgaAGCAGATGAACAGCACCGGAAGAAGGAGGCCGAGCTCAAAGCTCGACttgaggagctggagaaagGCGCCGAGCAGCATCAAACCGCCGTGGACGGACTCGCTAAAAAATACGTGGAGACAATTGAGCGGCTGCAGGGGGACAAAGCACGCTTAGAG GTGAAAGCAGAAAGTCTGGAGAGGGAAGCTAAAGAGTGCAGAGTGCGAACGGAAGAATG TCAGCAGCAGTTGAGACGGTGTCAGTCGGAGCTCCACAGGCAGATGAAACAAAGCAGCAGTGTAATCCAGGAGAAAGTGCCCTTCAACGACACCA aattTAGCGACTACAACAGTCTAAACGTACCTGCTCACAACCGAAGACATCAG CTGAAGGCCCGGGACGTGGCCAGCCAGGCCCTGAGCTTCATCCAGGACCTGGTGGCTGCTCTTCTCAACTTCCACTCCTACACAGAGCAGCGCATACACATCTACCCTCTGGATTCTTCCATTGAGCCCATCTCCCCTCTTAACCAGAAG TTTTCTCAGTATTTACATGAGAACGCAGTGTATGTGCGCCCCCTGGAGGACAGCTTTGTGCAGCTGTACCAAAGCATCACAGAGGACACAGTCACAGCGTTG GAGACTGTGGTCAAGCTGAGGGATTTTGCTGTAAATTTCTCCTCCTACGCCCACTTCCTCCTGAAGATTCTTCCTTACCAGCTGAAAAG CCTGGAGGAAGAGTGCGAAGCTCCTCTGTGCACAGCTGCTCTGACAGCTAAAAACCAGGAGTTACAGAGTGACGTGAAGAAAGTTACATCTGTCTTTGAGAAGCTGCAGAACTACATCAACCTCTTAGCCTTACCCT GTGTTCGGCAGGACGCCATGCCACAGACTAGCATTTCAGCCGTTTTTACCCAGCTGGCTGCCTGCCTGCACAGTCTTCACGACTCCGTTAAAG aaatgtcaAAGCATTACAACCAGAAGGCCAGCCTGGAGCAGGAGCTCCCCACCATCACTCAGAAGCTTTGCACCACCACAGAGTGCCTCCTCGGATCGTTGTGTTCACTGACCAGCAGCACTGGAAAG ATCGCTACTTTTTTCAGCAACAACTTGGACTTTTTCACATCCTCAGGCTACAGTCCAAGAGGGAGCGCAGTCACACTCAACCCTTTGCAAGCAGAGAGCATGCTTGCCAACAAAAAGAGAGCTGCTGCCTATATGCAAGCTCTTAAAAGG CCCAGAGCCCCGTCTGTCCCATACAGAGAAGCCCTGTCGAACCGTCGCATCCTCACCAGCTCCACCGAGAGCAGGGAGGGCCTCACCCAGCAG GTGCAGCAGAGTCTGGAGAAGATTGCCCGTCTGGAGCAGGAGAAGGAGCACTGGCTCCTGGAGGCCCAGCTGGGGAAGGTGCGACTGGAGAAGGAGAACCAGCGAATTGCAGAGCTGGAAGCGCAGCTCGCGGCAGCTCTGGGGGGGAGCCCCGACTCCCAGAGAGCGGCAGCAGGCGCACCACCGCCAAACCACGAGGACGCAGAGACGGAGCAGCACGCCGCAGGGCAGCAGACGACTCAGAGCACCAGCCTG GTTGGAATGTTGTGCACCACACCTGCAGTTGAAGAT gTGGGAGACGAGGAGTCCCGGGAGCAGCTGATAAAAAGTCACTACATGTCCAGAGTGGGAGAACTCACCACCCAGCTCCAGATCTCTGATAGCAAAGCTGTGCACTTTCACTCCGag TGTCGTGCTTTGGCCAAGAGATTAACCATTGCAGAAAAGGCCAGAGAGACACTGAGTGAGGAGATCAAAGTGGCGAATCAGAAGATCTCACACTTACAG GATGAGCTCACTACAACCAAGAGGAGCTATGAGGACCAGCTCAGCATGATGAGTGACCACCTCTGTAGTATGAATGAGACCTTGAGCAAGCAGAGGGAGGAGATCGACACCCTCAAGCTGGGCAGCAAG GTAAATACCAAAAAGAACAAGGGCCGCTAG